One Pantoea trifolii DNA segment encodes these proteins:
- a CDS encoding sugar porter family MFS transporter, protein MDTRQKRYNMKYVILCCTVAAFGGLLMGYDSSIISGAIEPLSEYFQLSPAETGWAVSNILLGSLIGCFMAPRLSDKLGRKKSLAITALLFTVSVIGTALAHNFTVFVIFRMIGGLAIGLASVISPIYLAELSPSRFRGRTTALYAVCCVGGQSVVLLTNYFITKSTLPDVMINMGWRYILATALVPCALFILFIAFIPESPRWNVLKGKYDEALDTLTKISNREHAESVFNEIKHSFSDKTAHQHKSRLRLDKTTIPLLIVGIGLAVGNQISGINVIQYFGPTLLKNVAGSTDSALLQTFWLSICQFIGVLAGMMLIDKVGRRKLLLLGAITSCVCLTYSFIAFYYHLPGMLAVIGLFAYMIFFGMTWGQIVWTVLGEVFPTEIRSICVGISICAMSMANFVISSTFPIMNSSPMLLDIFHGGFPLLLFAIFSLGMYFFTFRYLPETAGVSLEKIHALVLRKFNVEADLPKTTSTTKASESFDIPRH, encoded by the coding sequence CGGCGGTCTGCTGATGGGATATGACTCTTCAATTATCTCCGGTGCAATCGAACCCTTAAGTGAATATTTCCAGTTATCGCCCGCTGAAACCGGCTGGGCCGTTTCCAATATCCTGCTCGGCAGTTTGATCGGCTGCTTTATGGCACCGCGCCTCAGCGACAAACTGGGACGCAAAAAATCCCTCGCCATCACCGCCCTGCTGTTTACCGTTTCGGTGATCGGGACGGCGCTGGCGCATAACTTCACCGTGTTCGTCATCTTCCGCATGATTGGCGGATTGGCAATTGGCCTGGCGTCGGTGATTTCGCCTATCTATCTGGCGGAGTTGTCGCCTTCCAGGTTTCGTGGCCGTACTACCGCGCTGTATGCGGTGTGCTGCGTCGGCGGACAATCGGTGGTGTTGCTGACTAACTACTTCATCACCAAATCCACCTTGCCTGACGTGATGATCAATATGGGCTGGCGCTACATCCTCGCCACGGCGCTGGTGCCGTGCGCGCTGTTTATCCTGTTCATCGCCTTTATCCCGGAATCGCCGCGCTGGAACGTGCTGAAAGGCAAGTACGATGAAGCGCTGGATACGCTGACCAAAATCTCAAACCGCGAGCATGCCGAGAGCGTGTTCAATGAAATCAAACATTCGTTTTCTGATAAAACCGCGCATCAGCACAAATCGCGTCTGCGTCTGGATAAAACCACCATTCCACTGCTGATCGTCGGTATCGGTTTGGCGGTGGGTAACCAGATCAGCGGCATTAACGTGATTCAGTACTTTGGGCCAACCTTGCTGAAAAACGTCGCGGGCAGCACGGACTCAGCGCTGCTGCAAACCTTCTGGCTGTCGATTTGTCAGTTCATTGGCGTGCTGGCGGGGATGATGCTAATCGATAAAGTTGGTCGTCGTAAGCTGCTGCTGCTGGGGGCCATCACCTCCTGCGTGTGCCTGACCTACTCCTTCATCGCCTTCTATTACCACCTGCCGGGCATGCTGGCGGTGATTGGCCTGTTCGCATACATGATTTTCTTCGGTATGACGTGGGGCCAGATCGTCTGGACGGTGCTGGGCGAAGTGTTCCCAACTGAGATTCGTTCGATTTGCGTGGGGATTTCCATCTGCGCGATGTCGATGGCCAACTTTGTTATCAGCAGCACCTTCCCGATCATGAACAGCAGCCCGATGCTGCTGGATATATTCCACGGTGGCTTCCCACTGTTGCTGTTCGCGATTTTCTCGCTGGGGATGTACTTCTTCACCTTCCGCTATCTGCCAGAAACCGCCGGCGTGTCGCTTGAGAAGATTCATGCGCTGGTACTGCGTAAATTTAACGTTGAAGCAGATCTGCCGAAGACGACGTCCACTACGAAAGCGAGTGAGTCGTTTGATATTCCGAGGCATTAA